One Nocardioides aromaticivorans genomic window carries:
- a CDS encoding adenine phosphoribosyltransferase produces MAHGSVTDRAVEALTRLVRDVPDFPEPGVLFKDITPLLADAAGFSAVVEGLAAAGRDASGATRVDKVLGMEARGFILAAPVALSLGVGFVPVRKAGKLPHDTHSVAYALEYGEAVLELHRDAVAPGERVLVVDDVLATGGTARATYDLVTACGATTASFAFLMELGFLDGRAALGDVPSTALLTV; encoded by the coding sequence GTGGCTCACGGGTCGGTCACCGATCGGGCGGTCGAGGCGCTCACCCGGCTCGTCCGGGACGTCCCGGACTTCCCGGAGCCGGGGGTGCTGTTCAAGGACATCACCCCGCTGCTGGCCGACGCCGCCGGCTTCTCGGCCGTCGTCGAGGGGCTGGCCGCTGCCGGCCGGGACGCGTCGGGCGCGACCCGGGTCGACAAGGTGCTCGGCATGGAGGCACGCGGGTTCATCCTCGCCGCGCCGGTGGCGCTGTCGCTGGGCGTGGGCTTCGTGCCGGTGCGCAAGGCGGGCAAGCTGCCGCACGACACGCACAGCGTCGCCTACGCGCTCGAGTACGGCGAGGCGGTGCTCGAGCTGCACCGGGACGCCGTCGCGCCGGGCGAGCGCGTGCTGGTCGTCGACGACGTGCTCGCGACCGGCGGCACGGCGCGCGCGACGTACGACCTCGTCACCGCCTGCGGCGCGACGACGGCGAGCTTCGCCTTCCTGATGGAGCTCGGCTTCCTCGACGGACGGGCCGCGCTCGGCGACGTACCGTCCACCGCGCTGCTGACCGTGTGA
- the secF gene encoding protein translocase subunit SecF: MGRMSRLGNELYQGRKSINFVGKPWLFYGISALLVGLAVVVLFAKPLNMGVEFTGGTTLSVPVGDGNATQGNADDLREKVADSGIANAENPVVTTEGNESLTVQVENLTKDQRAEMSALIHEEFPQVDEGDITIQDIGPSWGQEVAKKAAIGVGIFLVLVVLFIWGYFREWRMSVAALIALIHDVMLTVGVYALSGFQVTPAAVTGLLAILGFSLYDTVVVFDKIKENTHQLRKNTQSYADAANLAVNQTLVRSINTSIVALIPIGAILYVSAVQLGASSLQDLALAQFVGMGVGVYSSVMLAPRVLVHLKMQETEVQIQARRAKAKQRALADRYASVPAAVDESPVGGGIDVDDPAELADEVEDAPAERTRPAVQQGAVGKGRNVPAPNRPVNESGSSGRKQPQRQSRSKRPKK, encoded by the coding sequence ATGGGCAGGATGTCGCGCCTGGGCAACGAGCTCTACCAGGGCCGCAAGTCGATCAACTTCGTCGGGAAGCCGTGGCTGTTCTACGGCATCTCCGCACTGCTCGTCGGCCTGGCCGTCGTCGTACTGTTCGCCAAGCCGCTCAACATGGGCGTCGAGTTCACCGGCGGTACGACGCTGTCGGTCCCCGTGGGCGACGGCAACGCGACCCAGGGCAACGCCGACGACCTTCGGGAGAAGGTGGCCGACTCCGGCATCGCGAACGCGGAGAACCCCGTCGTCACCACCGAGGGCAACGAGTCGCTGACCGTCCAGGTCGAGAACCTCACCAAGGACCAGCGTGCGGAGATGAGCGCGCTGATCCACGAGGAGTTCCCGCAGGTCGACGAGGGTGACATCACCATCCAGGACATCGGACCGAGCTGGGGCCAGGAGGTGGCCAAGAAGGCCGCCATCGGCGTCGGCATCTTCCTGGTGCTGGTCGTGCTCTTCATCTGGGGCTACTTCCGCGAGTGGCGGATGTCCGTCGCGGCGCTCATCGCGCTGATCCACGACGTGATGCTGACCGTCGGCGTCTACGCCCTGTCGGGCTTCCAGGTGACGCCCGCGGCGGTCACCGGCCTGCTCGCGATCCTCGGCTTCTCGCTCTACGACACGGTGGTCGTGTTCGACAAGATCAAGGAGAACACCCACCAGCTGCGCAAGAACACGCAGTCGTACGCCGACGCGGCCAACCTGGCTGTCAACCAGACCCTGGTCCGCTCGATCAACACCTCGATCGTGGCGCTCATCCCGATCGGCGCGATCCTCTACGTCAGCGCGGTCCAACTGGGTGCGAGCTCGCTGCAGGACCTCGCGCTCGCGCAGTTCGTCGGCATGGGCGTGGGTGTCTACTCCTCGGTGATGCTGGCGCCGCGCGTGCTGGTCCACCTGAAGATGCAGGAGACCGAGGTCCAGATCCAGGCGCGCCGCGCGAAGGCGAAGCAGCGTGCGCTCGCCGACCGCTACGCGTCCGTGCCGGCCGCGGTCGACGAGTCGCCCGTGGGTGGCGGCATCGACGTCGACGACCCCGCGGAGCTGGCCGACGAGGTCGAGGACGCTCCCGCCGAGCGCACGCGACCGGCCGTCCAGCAGGGCGCGGTCGGCAAGGGCCGCAACGTGCCGGCGCCGAACCGCCCGGTCAACGAGAGCGGGAGCTCCGGGCGCAAGCAGCCGCAGCGCCAGTCCCGCTCCAAGCGACCCAAGAAGTAG